The stretch of DNA TCCTGAACAACAGTAGCCTCACCAAAGATGAGCGCAGCATCTTGCTGGGCCTGCGTGGTATTGCCTACACCGGAACCGGCGCCACCACATTGGCCCAAAGCGACTACGATGCCGCCCGCGCGCTGGTCGACAGCACCACCGGTCTGAACAACCTGTGCTGGCTGCTGGCGACCCATAACAGTTCACTGGACACGGCACTGTCGCTGTGTGATGCTTCGCTCGCGAAATCGGCCCATCACGCCGCTACGCTGGACAGTCGCGGCATGGTATTGCTGCGCATGGGACGTTATCAGGACGCGATCGCCGCCTACAACGCGGCATTGGCGCAGCGGCCCAAATACTATACTTCGCTATATGGACGTGGCCTAGCCAGACGCAAGTTGGGCGAGCATGAGAGCGGCAACGCCGACCTGAAAGCCGCACGGGCAATAGATACCGGGGTGGACGCGGAATTCGACGAAATGGGCCTCAAGGCGCGCTGATCTTATTGCAGGCGCAACCGGCTGCTGAAAAGACTAGACTCCAAGCATTCTGATCGATACTGGAGGTAGTCAATGTTTGCATTCCCGCGCCGCCTGATGGCGGCCTGTCTGCTGGCCTGTGCCGGCCTGGTCCACGCCGCCGCGCCGATGGCCCAGAGCCAGGCGCCTGGCTACTACCGCATCATGCTGGGCGACTTTGAAGTGACCGCGCTGTCCGACGGCACCCATCCGTTCCCGGTCGATACCGTGATGACCAACATCACGCAACAGCAAGCCTTGCAGGATCTGGCCGAGGTCGACCTCAAGCTGCCGGTGCAAGGCTCGATCAACGCTTTCCTGATCAATACCGGCAGCAAGCTGATCCTGGTCGATGCCGGCGCCGGCGCGCTGTACGGTCCGTGCTGCGGCAAGCTGATGGCGCATTTGCGCGCCGCCGGCTACCAGCCGGAGCAGGTGGACGAGGTCTACCTCACCCACCTGCACAAGGACCATGCCGGCGGCATCATGCGCGACGGTCAGGCCGCCTTCCCCAATGCCGTGCTGCGCCTGTCGCAAGCCGAGGCCGATTACTGGCTTACGCCGACCAACAAGGCCAAGGCGCCGGACTTCCTGTCGACCTTCTTCGATGCGGCGCAGGCGGCGGTGGCGCCGTACAAGGCGGCCGGCCATTACCAGCCGTATACAACCTTCGGCC from Duganella dendranthematis encodes:
- a CDS encoding MBL fold metallo-hydrolase, with amino-acid sequence MFAFPRRLMAACLLACAGLVHAAAPMAQSQAPGYYRIMLGDFEVTALSDGTHPFPVDTVMTNITQQQALQDLAEVDLKLPVQGSINAFLINTGSKLILVDAGAGALYGPCCGKLMAHLRAAGYQPEQVDEVYLTHLHKDHAGGIMRDGQAAFPNAVLRLSQAEADYWLTPTNKAKAPDFLSTFFDAAQAAVAPYKAAGHYQPYTTFGPLEPGIEALPAPGHTPGHAAYLVQSKSQKLLIWGDIVHVAGIQFPHPNATLKYDSNEPNAQATRARLLELVTNERLTVAAAHIAFPGLGHIRQHQGEYQWLPLNYDETPPNLNPQQ